Proteins from a genomic interval of Clostridium scatologenes:
- a CDS encoding helix-turn-helix domain-containing protein has product MTVGEKLKEARRGVGLSQEQLAEKLCVSRQAVTKWESDKGMPDIGNLKAIATLLNISIDYLLDNDSNIDKLVIKESINLDDFIKSGRCRCKQDAVVLNKFNDADFIYPLMRKKKLTPIENVLDFITQPGIFDIAYQLKDRNEYYLIEKENQQYFVSVSKEFIETRQLSSKVNPKKFAVGDIEYKKAPYELLKE; this is encoded by the coding sequence ATGACGGTAGGAGAAAAATTAAAAGAGGCAAGAAGAGGAGTTGGACTCTCGCAAGAACAATTAGCAGAAAAATTATGTGTATCTAGACAAGCAGTTACTAAGTGGGAATCAGATAAAGGGATGCCCGATATAGGGAATCTAAAAGCAATCGCAACTTTGCTTAATATAAGTATTGATTATTTGCTAGACAATGATAGTAATATAGATAAACTAGTAATCAAAGAGTCAATCAATTTGGATGACTTTATAAAAAGTGGACGTTGTAGATGTAAGCAAGATGCGGTGGTATTAAATAAATTTAATGATGCAGACTTTATTTATCCACTTATGCGTAAAAAGAAGTTAACTCCTATTGAAAATGTTTTGGACTTTATTACGCAACCTGGAATTTTTGATATAGCGTATCAACTAAAAGACCGCAATGAGTATTATTTGATTGAAAAAGAAAATCAACAATATTTTGTATCTGTATCAAAAGAATTTATTGAGACAAGACAGTTAAGTAGTAAAGTGAATCCAAAGAAATTTGCTGTTGGAGATATTGAATATAAAAAAGCACCATACGAACTTTTAAAAGAATAG
- a CDS encoding RrF2 family transcriptional regulator, whose amino-acid sequence MKYTKATNYALHIVAYMIKYYKKDNLSLQPLANHLNISPSYLSKILTQLVRANIIQSTPGVNGGYVLRKNKEDISLLDVIKATEGSSPMFTCEMDENHECKIQKAMDEAENIMETYLKNKKLFEII is encoded by the coding sequence ATGAAATATACCAAAGCTACTAATTATGCATTACATATAGTTGCATATATGATTAAGTATTATAAAAAAGATAACTTAAGTTTACAGCCTTTGGCAAATCATTTAAATATTTCGCCGAGTTATTTGTCAAAGATTTTAACACAGTTAGTAAGAGCTAACATAATTCAATCAACCCCAGGTGTAAATGGTGGTTATGTTCTGCGAAAAAACAAAGAAGATATTTCACTTTTAGATGTAATTAAGGCAACTGAAGGAAGTAGTCCTATGTTTACATGTGAAATGGATGAAAATCATGAGTGCAAAATCCAAAAAGCAATGGACGAAGCGGAGAATATAATGGAAACTTATCTCAAGAATAAAAAACTATTTGAAATTATATAA
- a CDS encoding class I SAM-dependent methyltransferase, with the protein MSEFWEKSFAEKQAMWGFEPSSTAIIVADYFAENNLKDILIPGVGYGRNIKPFIDNNMEVTGIEISQTAINIARQNGINNKIYHGSVSNMPFENKLYDGVASFALIHLLNEDERKKFINDCYNHLKPCGYMIFTAVSEKAPMYGNGTKLAENYYETTYGVKLFFYNSKSIEKEFGNYGLVDFVEIDDIHKDNPDKPPVNFLMIKCRKEL; encoded by the coding sequence ATGTCAGAATTTTGGGAAAAAAGTTTTGCAGAAAAGCAAGCAATGTGGGGATTCGAGCCATCAAGCACTGCAATTATAGTAGCAGATTACTTTGCTGAAAATAACCTAAAGGATATCTTAATACCAGGTGTTGGATATGGAAGAAACATAAAACCATTTATTGATAATAACATGGAAGTTACAGGAATCGAAATTTCTCAAACCGCAATTAATATAGCAAGGCAAAATGGAATTAATAATAAAATTTATCATGGGTCAGTATCAAATATGCCTTTTGAAAATAAACTCTATGATGGTGTAGCTAGTTTTGCGCTTATTCATTTATTAAATGAAGATGAAAGGAAAAAATTTATTAATGATTGCTATAACCATTTAAAACCATGTGGATATATGATTTTTACGGCAGTTTCGGAAAAAGCTCCAATGTACGGTAATGGCACGAAGCTTGCTGAAAATTATTATGAAACAACCTATGGGGTAAAACTATTTTTCTATAATTCTAAGTCTATAGAGAAAGAGTTTGGAAATTATGGGCTTGTAGATTTTGTAGAAATTGATGACATACATAAGGATAATCCAGATAAACCTCCAGTAAACTTTTTAATGATAAAATGCAGAAAAGAGCTATAA
- a CDS encoding GNAT family N-acetyltransferase: MINVTMRMATKADAKEILNIYKPYVKNTAISFEYEVPSVEEFTERINNILKKYPYIVAIDNDQIIGYAYASSFKERVAYDWAVETTIYLSQNCRGKGVGKKLYLALEEILKRQNILNLNACIAYTATDNAYLTNASTYFHEHLGYRKVGCFSKCGYKFENWYDMIWMEKIIGEHSANPKPVIPISELKELQL, encoded by the coding sequence ATGATAAATGTTACAATGCGTATGGCAACTAAAGCAGATGCAAAAGAAATTTTGAATATATACAAACCTTATGTAAAAAATACTGCAATCTCTTTTGAATATGAAGTTCCATCTGTTGAAGAATTTACTGAGAGAATTAATAATATATTGAAAAAGTATCCATATATAGTAGCCATAGATAACGATCAGATTATTGGTTATGCATATGCCTCATCATTTAAGGAGCGAGTTGCATATGATTGGGCGGTTGAAACTACTATATATTTAAGTCAGAATTGTCGGGGTAAAGGTGTAGGAAAAAAATTGTATTTAGCTTTGGAAGAAATATTAAAGAGACAAAATATCCTTAACTTAAATGCATGTATAGCTTATACAGCTACTGATAATGCATATCTTACCAATGCCAGCACGTATTTTCATGAACATTTAGGATATAGGAAAGTAGGTTGTTTTTCAAAATGTGGATACAAGTTCGAAAACTGGTATGATATGATTTGGATGGAGAAAATAATCGGAGAACATTCTGCAAATCCAAAACCAGTTATTCCAATATCAGAATTGAAAGAATTACAATTATAA
- a CDS encoding ACT domain-containing protein → MCLIGKTDEELSLVCSTKLVPENTVECDNGWKGFRIQGILDFSLIGILSKIATLLAENKIGIFTVSTYNTDYIFTKKENFEKAINVLENNEYKIS, encoded by the coding sequence ATGTGTCTTATTGGTAAGACGGACGAAGAATTATCATTAGTGTGTAGTACAAAATTAGTGCCTGAAAATACAGTTGAATGTGATAATGGCTGGAAAGGATTCAGGATACAAGGTATATTAGATTTTTCTCTTATTGGGATTTTATCAAAAATAGCTACATTATTAGCGGAAAATAAGATTGGAATATTTACAGTATCAACTTATAATACAGATTACATATTTACTAAAAAAGAAAATTTCGAGAAGGCAATAAACGTTCTTGAAAATAATGAATATAAAATAAGTTGA
- a CDS encoding RNA polymerase sigma factor, which yields MFIIEELVKKAKSGDRAAVDEIIGKFKYFVIKQASKYSVPSYDLEDLVQHGYLSIIKSVRLYNTGRGSFTTYCTNAVINNFKALLKGQIKHYREIQDENAINMEAYDFTLEDEVIAYEESAKLKEALYKLQGMEKSIIESVYIKGTTLRKAAADCGINYRRAIKVRREALRKLRKYLSL from the coding sequence GTGTTTATCATAGAGGAACTTGTAAAAAAAGCTAAGAGTGGAGACAGAGCTGCAGTGGATGAAATCATAGGAAAGTTTAAGTATTTTGTAATTAAGCAAGCATCTAAGTACAGCGTACCATCTTATGACCTTGAGGATTTAGTCCAGCATGGATATCTTTCTATAATAAAATCAGTACGTCTTTATAATACTGGAAGAGGCTCTTTTACTACATACTGCACAAATGCAGTTATAAATAATTTTAAGGCACTTTTAAAAGGACAGATAAAACACTATAGAGAAATTCAAGATGAAAATGCTATTAATATGGAGGCTTATGATTTTACTCTTGAAGATGAAGTTATTGCATATGAGGAATCAGCAAAACTTAAAGAAGCTTTGTACAAGCTTCAGGGTATGGAGAAAAGTATTATTGAAAGTGTATATATTAAAGGCACTACTTTAAGGAAAGCTGCAGCTGACTGTGGTATAAATTACAGGAGGGCTATTAAGGTGAGAAGAGAAGCACTTAGAAAATTGAGAAAATATTTAAGCTTGTAA
- a CDS encoding YvrJ family protein yields MGDLVNLIGNVGFPIAVSIYLLVRIEGKMEILTQSINNLSNVINDVKKNSK; encoded by the coding sequence TTGGGAGATTTGGTAAATTTGATTGGAAATGTGGGGTTCCCTATTGCAGTATCTATATACCTTCTAGTGAGAATTGAAGGTAAGATGGAAATACTTACTCAGAGTATCAATAATCTTTCTAATGTTATTAATGATGTTAAGAAGAATAGTAAATAA
- a CDS encoding DUF2922 family protein: MKFIKLYKVFICIYRVYATVIIAKNIFFSSGGDLKSINSAHIIDRNSTSLSVK, encoded by the coding sequence GTGAAATTTATAAAGTTATATAAGGTTTTTATATGCATTTATAGAGTTTATGCAACGGTAATAATAGCTAAGAATATATTTTTCTCATCAGGTGGAGATTTAAAATCAATAAATTCAGCACATATAATTGATAGAAATAGCACTAGTTTATCAGTTAAATAG